A single Ignavibacteriales bacterium DNA region contains:
- a CDS encoding family 10 glycosylhydrolase encodes MKILALLFIMTLTIFPQSTNQEFRSTWVITWEYISSSSSVETNKARIRRILDDHKAANMTSVLWQVRQAGTAYYNSSYEPWGSYAGGTYPGFDPLAYAIEEAHKRGLELHAWFNVFASGSTAPGAPAQQHPEWICRDQSGNPMTSNIALSPGLPAVRDYLTRVGMEIVRNYDIDGFHYDYVRWNEYSSTAPRPEPKTEDEKRLALLDGMITDDDVRSLEENQAGRYLYDVEHPYSAGIPAGYTSWEEFWRGSVTKFVQQMNDSIKAVKPWIRISAAAIGKYNWSGWQGYGIVYQDAALWYNMGYIDQLTPMHYHWTTAAGFTGMLNGQCPQCWGQFIQPGTTAGRLFTVGPGSYILAENNVWQNHPDIINATRNVPFVDGFQFFSYGSWRDKNYFTEAGATFFKRRTKIRDTRTVKDTVPEAPSLSITKIDSLNYRLKVTPHASSPQKMWYILYRNADTSINTDQAEIVDISFASDTFTVTQSFSGLQDFNGIYHYGVTAADRYWNESPLSNLALTDSVPSFAPVVLSSVPAMNDTVGVSSQIKLNFSKSMNRNSVITAIETDPQITFTSALWTADSKSLTLVKQGNLSFATNYRFSILPSATDINGKNIDGDANGVPGDTFNLYFRTEDIDLHGPALLSVYPDTSVTGSIDAEDVLSLLFDELVAPATVTHANIQLTRNGTAVTKDMRLTTEDGKSRLSLKPQQRFTISSDYELKITSGVTDLGGNGVSPEIVIPFSVNNMQYSASLIIDPYSGDGLWWNPQQSGSTIGIVDSGTGFDYSTEIFLPATSPQQSGMLRYQWNPSAGTKLLRNYLSGGPPRDITFDTSYTLQMYIYGDGGGSRFRFALDEGNGGTSWPNHEVSVWFKINWRGWKLVEWQLNDPSKVGAWLGNGQLDLPLYRIDSFQMTDDAGAEPAGRLYLDNMRIVKKTEVIVTDVASEGITPSVFNVRQNYPNPFNPATTITFSLPSSSFVTVEVFNSLGERSAVLFEAESLDAGEHTTVFHAAGLPSGTYFVRVSSAFGVKTIKAVLMK; translated from the coding sequence ATGAAAATTCTTGCGCTCCTCTTCATAATGACATTAACCATATTTCCGCAGAGCACGAATCAGGAATTCCGTTCCACCTGGGTTATTACCTGGGAGTACATCAGTTCCTCAAGCAGTGTGGAAACGAATAAAGCACGGATCAGAAGAATACTTGATGATCATAAAGCCGCAAATATGACCTCCGTACTCTGGCAGGTCAGGCAGGCTGGCACGGCGTATTATAATTCTTCCTATGAGCCATGGGGCTCCTATGCCGGCGGCACATACCCTGGCTTTGACCCTCTTGCCTATGCTATTGAAGAGGCCCACAAGCGTGGTCTTGAACTGCATGCCTGGTTCAATGTCTTTGCATCAGGAAGCACCGCTCCGGGTGCACCGGCACAGCAGCATCCGGAATGGATTTGCCGTGACCAGAGCGGGAATCCAATGACCTCAAACATTGCGCTCTCACCAGGACTCCCCGCTGTCAGAGATTATCTGACACGGGTGGGCATGGAAATCGTCAGGAATTATGACATTGACGGATTTCATTATGATTATGTACGGTGGAATGAATATAGCAGTACTGCACCAAGACCCGAACCAAAAACAGAAGATGAAAAGCGTCTTGCCCTGCTTGACGGAATGATTACTGATGATGATGTTCGTTCGCTCGAAGAAAATCAGGCGGGCAGATATCTATATGATGTAGAGCATCCTTACTCAGCAGGAATTCCGGCAGGATATACCTCATGGGAGGAATTCTGGAGAGGCTCTGTAACCAAATTTGTGCAGCAAATGAATGACTCCATTAAGGCGGTTAAGCCATGGATTCGGATTTCCGCTGCAGCCATCGGTAAATATAACTGGTCAGGATGGCAGGGCTATGGCATTGTGTATCAGGATGCTGCTCTCTGGTACAATATGGGCTATATTGACCAGCTCACCCCGATGCATTATCACTGGACTACTGCAGCCGGATTCACCGGTATGCTTAACGGGCAGTGTCCTCAGTGCTGGGGCCAGTTCATCCAGCCGGGTACAACGGCCGGCAGATTATTTACGGTCGGGCCCGGATCATATATACTGGCTGAAAATAACGTCTGGCAGAATCATCCCGATATCATTAACGCAACACGGAATGTTCCTTTTGTTGATGGTTTTCAGTTCTTCAGTTATGGCTCCTGGCGGGATAAAAACTATTTTACTGAAGCAGGCGCAACCTTTTTTAAGCGCAGAACCAAAATTCGCGATACCAGAACAGTAAAAGATACTGTGCCGGAAGCGCCGTCCTTAAGCATTACGAAAATTGACTCGCTGAACTATCGGCTGAAAGTCACGCCGCACGCTTCTTCTCCCCAGAAGATGTGGTATATACTTTACCGGAATGCAGATACCTCGATTAACACCGATCAGGCAGAAATTGTGGACATCTCCTTTGCCAGCGATACTTTTACTGTTACGCAGTCTTTCAGCGGGCTGCAGGATTTTAACGGAATATATCATTACGGAGTGACGGCTGCCGACAGATACTGGAATGAATCTCCTCTTTCAAATCTGGCACTTACTGATTCGGTACCTTCCTTCGCGCCGGTGGTGCTTTCTTCAGTACCAGCAATGAACGATACCGTCGGAGTATCTTCGCAGATAAAGCTGAATTTTTCAAAAAGCATGAACCGGAACAGCGTTATTACTGCCATAGAGACTGATCCGCAGATTACGTTTACCTCTGCTCTCTGGACAGCAGACAGCAAAAGTCTTACTCTGGTTAAACAGGGTAATCTGAGTTTTGCCACCAATTACCGTTTTTCAATTCTTCCTTCAGCCACTGACATTAATGGTAAAAATATTGATGGTGACGCAAATGGTGTCCCTGGTGATACATTCAATCTGTATTTCAGAACCGAGGATATAGATTTGCATGGGCCGGCACTCTTATCTGTGTATCCCGATACATCCGTAACCGGATCTATTGACGCAGAAGATGTTCTTTCTCTTCTGTTTGATGAACTGGTCGCACCTGCAACCGTAACCCATGCCAATATCCAACTCACCAGGAATGGAACCGCGGTTACAAAGGATATGCGCCTGACAACAGAAGATGGAAAATCCCGGCTCTCATTAAAACCGCAGCAGCGCTTTACTATCAGCTCAGATTATGAACTGAAGATTACATCAGGTGTAACTGACCTTGGCGGTAATGGAGTCTCACCTGAAATTGTTATTCCTTTCTCGGTTAATAATATGCAGTATTCCGCTTCTCTGATTATTGACCCCTACAGTGGTGACGGATTATGGTGGAATCCTCAGCAGAGCGGCTCAACTATTGGAATTGTTGACAGCGGAACCGGTTTTGATTATTCAACGGAGATCTTCCTGCCTGCAACCTCTCCGCAGCAGTCCGGTATGCTCCGCTACCAGTGGAATCCTTCCGCGGGAACAAAGCTGCTGAGAAATTACCTTTCCGGCGGGCCACCGCGTGATATCACTTTTGACACATCGTATACATTACAGATGTATATATACGGTGACGGTGGAGGCAGCAGATTCCGCTTTGCTCTTGATGAAGGGAACGGTGGTACTTCCTGGCCGAATCATGAAGTATCCGTCTGGTTTAAGATTAACTGGCGCGGATGGAAACTGGTGGAGTGGCAGCTTAACGACCCTTCTAAGGTCGGAGCATGGCTGGGTAACGGTCAGCTTGACCTTCCTCTCTACCGGATTGACAGCTTCCAGATGACTGATGATGCGGGTGCTGAACCTGCCGGCAGATTGTATCTTGATAATATGCGAATTGTCAAAAAGACAGAAGTAATTGTTACAGATGTCGCTTCAGAAGGAATTACCCCTTCTGTGTTTAACGTCAGGCAGAATTATCCGAATCCGTTTAATCCGGCAACAACTATTACATTTTCTCTGCCTTCATCATCTTTTGTAACGGTTGAGGTATTTAATTCACTTGGAGAACGTTCTGCGGTTCTTTTCGAAGCAGAATCACTTGATGCAGGCGAACACACAACCGTATTTCATGCAGCAGGTCTTCCTTCAGGAACATACTTTGTAAGAGTATCAAGCGCATTTGGCGTTAAAACTATTAAAGCAGTGTTAATGAAGTGA